The Myroides fluvii region TGTTTGTTTTACAAAGTCAACATCCGTTTTGTACTGTCCTCCGTCATAGAAAGAGTTGGGCGTAATATTTAAAATTCCCATGATTTTTGGGGTAGATAAATCAATCAATTCTCCTTTGCAATTTATTGTCATACAGCACAATTCAATATTTTATCTTATTTTTATCTATATTTAATTTTCCAAAAGGTGTAACATTATTTTCAACACCATAGTATTATTACTATTTTTGAAAAATAATCCAATACAAATATAGTTTAAATGAGTACTACTTCTATACAATATGATCAGGTAATTGCTATTTGCAAATCGTTATTCCAGAAAAAGATGCACGATTACGGATGTGCTTGGCGTATCATGCGCTTGAGTTCATTGACAGATCAAATTTACATCAAAGCTCAGCGCTTGAGAAGTATTCAAGAAAATACTGTACGCAAAGTGGACGAAGGGGAAATCCCAGAATTTATAGGCATTGTAAATTACTGCATTATGGCGTTAATTAACGCTGAAATTGGCGTGGGAAAATACCCGGATTTAACGGCAGAAGAAGTAGAGTCACAATATGACAAACACGTATTGGAGACTAAAGCCTTAATGGAAAACAAAAATCACGATTACGGAGAGGCTTGGCGTGATTTACGCGTTAGTTCGCTAACAGATTTAATTTTACAAAAGTTACTCCGCGTAAAGCAAATTGAAGACAATAAAGGAAAAACACTAGCGTCCGAAGGCATTGAAGCTAACTATCAAGATATGTTAAACTATGCTGTATTCGCTTTGATTCACCTTGAAATAATAAACGAATAAATAACCATCAACCCACTAATTATGAAATTCATCACGCAACTGTCGCGCATTTTTGTAGGCGTATTATTTATTTTATCTGGTTTAGTAAAATTGAATGACCCTACGGGTTTTTCCTTTAAACTAGAAGAATACTTTTCAGAAGCAGTTTTAAACTTGCCTTTTTTAACGCCTTATGCCCTTTCTCTAGCAGTTGTACTGGTCATTGCTGAAGTCATTTTAGGTGTAGCTTTATTATTGGGTTTCATGCGTAAATTAACGTTGACGTTATTATTTTTAATGATTGTATTCTTTACATTCTTAACCTTCTATTCTGCTTATTTCAATAAAGTAACAGACTGTGGTTGTTTTGGGGATGCTGTCCCTTTAACTCCTTGGGGATCGTTTACCAAAGATATTGTCTTATTGATTCTCATTCTTATTCTCATCAAATTTAAATCGTTTATTCAACCTATATTCCAAGCCAAAACCAACAATTTAATCCTGATGATGACTGTGATTTTAAGTTGTTTTATGGGGTATTGGGTATTGAATCACTTGCCTTTAAAAGATTTCAGAGCATACAAAGTGGGAACGGATATTCAGAAGGGAATGGAAATTCCTGCAGATGCTCCGAAAGCAGAATACCAAATGACGTTTTACTACAATGTAAATGGCAAAGAAGAAAAATTCACGGATAAAGAGCTAGGTAATATTCCAGAAGGTGCTGAATTTGTTCGTCGCGAAGACATTCAATTAAGCGAAGGATACCAACCGGCTATTCACGATTTAACGATGGATTTAGATGGAGAAGAGCACTTGACAGCAATGTTAGAAGAACCCAAGTTAATTTGGATTATTTCGTACGATTTAGAGCGTGCAGATGCGGAAGGATTACAAGCAATGAAAGACTTTGCAAACAAAGCGATTGTCAAAGGTTACGTTGTTGCAGGACTAACAGCTTCTAGTAATGCCATTATCGACGGCGTAATTAAAAAATACGAATTGCCTTTCCTTTATTATACTGCTGATGCAACGACGCTTAAAACCATTGAAAGAGCAAATCCGAGTATTGTCGTAGTAGAAAAAGGAGTCATTGTTGAAAAGAAACACTGGAAAGACCGCAATCAGGTTACCCTAAAATAGAACCATCTTGCTGACTTATTTCACAAAAAAATTAGGTTACGCCCTACTCACTCTTTGGGGGGTGGTTAGTGTAGTTTTCTTTTTGTTTACCATTTTACCTGGTGATCCAGCGCGCATGATGTTGGATCAAAATGAAAGTGCTGAACAACTATTGGCTATAAAAAAGAAGTATGGATTTGATCAACCCATTAGCAAACAATACGCGCTATATTTGAATGATTTATCTCCCCTTTCACTGCATAGTACATTAGCTGAAGATTACAGTTTTAGACATGAAAACAAGTATCATGGTTTGGTTTTATTCACGACAGGACAAACTGAATTGATGCTCAAAGCTCCCTATTTAAGAGAGAGTTTTCAAAAGAACGGAAAAACGGTTAGTAGTATTTTGGCAGAAACACTGCCTAATACTGTACTATTGGCCACAGTGGCTATTGGGATTGCCCTTTGTATTGGTGTACTATTAGGGGTATTTTCCGCTTTACATGTCAATACGTGGTTGGATCGTCTAATTTCCGTTGTGAGTACCTTTGGAATGAGCATTCCCTCTTTCTTTAGTGCGATTTTATTCGCCTGGATTTTCGGTTATCTCCTGCACACCTATACCCAATTGCCCATGACAGGTAGTTTGTATGAAGTGGATGATTACGGCGATGGACGTTATTTAGCGTTGAAAAACATCATTTTACCCGCACTTGTTTTGGGAATTCGTCCTTTATCTGTCGTTATTCAACTGATGCGAAACTCCCTATTAGAAGTTTTGAGTTTGGATTATATTCGAACAGCCAAAGCGAAAGGGATGAGTACCACACAAGTAATCTATAAACACGCGTTGAAAAACGCACTTAATCCCGTTGTAACAGCACTTTCTGGTTGGTTTGCCTCCATGTTAGCTGGCGCGGTTTTTGTAGAGTATATTTTTGGATGGAATGGATTGGGTAAAGAAATTGTAGAAGCCTTAAACACCTTAGATCTTCCCATTATCATGGGAGCTGTACTTACTATTGCAACAGCTTTCGTAATCCTAACAATTTTAGTAGATTTGATCTATGCTTATTTAGATCCTAGAATAAAGCTAAACGAATAAATATTAACCCATTATGAAGAAAATTTTTATTGCCCTTTCTATACTTGCTTTAACAGCTACTGCTTGTAAGCAACAAACAGAGAAGTTGGAAGTTATTTCAACTGAAGAACCAACTCCAACAGCTACAACAACTGAAGATGCAAATGTTGATACCACAAAATTTGCCCCAGCAGCTTTGAATCAAGTATTTCACAAATTAGATGGAAATACAATTAGCTTTCAAGAAATACTCACACAATACGCAGGTAAAAACATCCTCATTGACGTGTGGGCTGCTTGGTGTCCGGATTGTATCAAAGCACTTCCTGAAATAAAAAAAATTAAAGCTGCATTTCCAGAAGTTGTTTTCGTCAATTTATCTTTAGATAAAACACCTGAAGCTTGGAAAGAAGCGATTGAAAAATACGGTATTGAAGGGGAACAATTCCACCTCAACGACGAGAAGCGAATGAAAGGAACCTTTGGACAAGCGATTCAGTTAAACTGGATTCCTCGCTATATGGTAGTAAATAAAGAAGGTAAAATTGAGCTTTTCAATGCTACAGAGAAAAACTTTGAAGACATAAAAGCCTTATTAAATACAATACAATAATTATGAGACACCCAATTGTTGCTGGAAACTGGAAAATGCACAAAACTCTTTCAGAGACTCATGTGCTATTAGATGAGTTAATTGAACTATTGCCTACAGGTAAAGAAGTAGAAGTGATTGTAGCTCCTACTTTTACAAACTTAGCGAGTGCAGTAGATCACTTAGAAGGAACAAACATTCAAGTGGCAGCTCAAAATATGCACCAAGCAGAAGGTGGTGCTTTTACAGGAGAGATTTCTGCTCAAATGTTGTTAAGCGTTGGTGTTGAAACTGTCATAATCGGACACTCGGAACGAAGACATTACTTTAAAGAAACGGACGCTATTTTAGCAGATAAGGTAAATACGGCATTCAAACATAATATGCGTGTCATCTACTGTATTGGTGAAGAGTTAAAAGACCGTGAAAGCAAACAATACCTCAATGTTATTTTCAATCAGTTGAGAGATGGATTATTCCATTTAAGCAAGGCGCAATGGGAGAATATTGTAATCGCTTATGAACCTGTATGGGCTATTGGAACTGGAGAAACAGCAACACCAGAACAAGCACAAGAAATTCACGCTTTTATTCGCCAAGAAATTGAACGTCAATACGATAAAACAGTTGCAGAAAATACATCTATCCTCTATGGAGGTAGTGTTAAACCTACTAATGCAAAAGAAATTTTCTCTAAACCCGATGTTGACGGTGGTCTAATTGGTGGAGCGGCTTTAGTAGCTAGCGATTTCGCAGCAATCGTTGCAGCAATTTAAAAAAAATCAATCTTTTATATCTCAGCCTATCTATTGCAGATAGGCTTTTTTATTTTTCATCTTTGTTATTTATAAAGATTCTAAATAATTTAGTATCTTTGTGCTACACAAATAAAAACTACACGATGTCCTATAATCAAGAAATTGTAACATATAGCCAAGATAAATCAGTTAAAAATGGTGTTTTTCTAAAAGAACTAGCTCCGCAAACGCTAGCAGATGACATTATAGGTTTAACCCATCGCGACGATTATTATGTGTTTATCCTGGTTCTAAACGGAACCTTCCGCATCAATTGTGAGTTACAATCACACAAACTTCAAACGAGAGATTTATTTCTAATCAAACCC contains the following coding sequences:
- a CDS encoding ABC transporter permease yields the protein MLTYFTKKLGYALLTLWGVVSVVFFLFTILPGDPARMMLDQNESAEQLLAIKKKYGFDQPISKQYALYLNDLSPLSLHSTLAEDYSFRHENKYHGLVLFTTGQTELMLKAPYLRESFQKNGKTVSSILAETLPNTVLLATVAIGIALCIGVLLGVFSALHVNTWLDRLISVVSTFGMSIPSFFSAILFAWIFGYLLHTYTQLPMTGSLYEVDDYGDGRYLALKNIILPALVLGIRPLSVVIQLMRNSLLEVLSLDYIRTAKAKGMSTTQVIYKHALKNALNPVVTALSGWFASMLAGAVFVEYIFGWNGLGKEIVEALNTLDLPIIMGAVLTIATAFVILTILVDLIYAYLDPRIKLNE
- the tpiA gene encoding triose-phosphate isomerase; the protein is MRHPIVAGNWKMHKTLSETHVLLDELIELLPTGKEVEVIVAPTFTNLASAVDHLEGTNIQVAAQNMHQAEGGAFTGEISAQMLLSVGVETVIIGHSERRHYFKETDAILADKVNTAFKHNMRVIYCIGEELKDRESKQYLNVIFNQLRDGLFHLSKAQWENIVIAYEPVWAIGTGETATPEQAQEIHAFIRQEIERQYDKTVAENTSILYGGSVKPTNAKEIFSKPDVDGGLIGGAALVASDFAAIVAAI
- a CDS encoding BT_3928 family protein; its protein translation is MKFITQLSRIFVGVLFILSGLVKLNDPTGFSFKLEEYFSEAVLNLPFLTPYALSLAVVLVIAEVILGVALLLGFMRKLTLTLLFLMIVFFTFLTFYSAYFNKVTDCGCFGDAVPLTPWGSFTKDIVLLILILILIKFKSFIQPIFQAKTNNLILMMTVILSCFMGYWVLNHLPLKDFRAYKVGTDIQKGMEIPADAPKAEYQMTFYYNVNGKEEKFTDKELGNIPEGAEFVRREDIQLSEGYQPAIHDLTMDLDGEEHLTAMLEEPKLIWIISYDLERADAEGLQAMKDFANKAIVKGYVVAGLTASSNAIIDGVIKKYELPFLYYTADATTLKTIERANPSIVVVEKGVIVEKKHWKDRNQVTLK
- a CDS encoding DUF1599 domain-containing protein, with the protein product MSTTSIQYDQVIAICKSLFQKKMHDYGCAWRIMRLSSLTDQIYIKAQRLRSIQENTVRKVDEGEIPEFIGIVNYCIMALINAEIGVGKYPDLTAEEVESQYDKHVLETKALMENKNHDYGEAWRDLRVSSLTDLILQKLLRVKQIEDNKGKTLASEGIEANYQDMLNYAVFALIHLEIINE
- a CDS encoding TlpA family protein disulfide reductase — encoded protein: MKKIFIALSILALTATACKQQTEKLEVISTEEPTPTATTTEDANVDTTKFAPAALNQVFHKLDGNTISFQEILTQYAGKNILIDVWAAWCPDCIKALPEIKKIKAAFPEVVFVNLSLDKTPEAWKEAIEKYGIEGEQFHLNDEKRMKGTFGQAIQLNWIPRYMVVNKEGKIELFNATEKNFEDIKALLNTIQ